From Campylobacter showae:
TTTAATTCGAATTAAAACTGGTAAGATTAAGTCAGTCGCTGTGATTTTCTATCATACTGAGTATTTTATTGGTAGAGTTTTAAGCAATATCACCTCAGATTTTCATATTGACAAATGGCAGTCAAATTTTCCCTCAAAAGGAGCAGCACAATAACCATTTTTGGAATATTGCACAGGCTCTTTTATACTGCGACCTAACTTCCTAATAAATTTTTTACCTCATAACTTTATCCAGTAGTGATTTATAGCTATCCACTACGTCATAGACCACGCTATCATTGCTTATAGCCTTAAAATGCTCCTTTGCGCAGTGAATTTTAGATTCTTCGATTTGGCGAAGTTGCATAGAGTTCATAGACCCTTTAGTCTCTGCGACAAAATAAATATGCTTAATATCTCCCTCATAAAACGCAATCGCCCTAAAAAGACAAACCTCTCCAGATACATCAGTCATATATATAGACGAATTTAAAGGAAATATAGAAAAAGAGAAATATCAGCTAGCGATGTATGATAAAAACCGTAAACTAGTAGATATATTAAGAAATAGACATTCACAAACAATAAAAAATATAATAAACGAATTTGAAATACAACCACAAGTAGTTGTAATGGATATGTTTAAGCCATTTAGAAGCGTAATAAATAGTAATATAGTTCAGGCCCAAATAGTAGCAGATAAATATCATGTAATAAGACAAGGGATATGGGCATTAAGAGATTTAAGAGTAGAATTATTTAACAAAGACAATGAAAAGTATAAGAAGTTAAAAAAATATTGGAAAATACTAAGTAAAAGCCCAATAAGTCAGTTTAGTCAAAGACAAAAAGAAATATTAAAAGAGATATTAAAAGTAGATAAGACATTGAAAAAGATGTATAGAATAATAAAAGAATTTTACAAGATGTTTGAGAGCAAGACAGTAAAGACAATGAGAAGGAGAATAGAGCAATTAATTGAAAAATTGAGAGTATTTAATATAAAGCAAAGTATAAAACTAGCAGATACAATAACAAGTTGGAAAAAAGAGATAATAAATATAGTAGAATATAAAATAAACAATGGGTTTGTAGAAGGAAATAACAACAAAATAAAAGTAATAAAAAGAGTATCTTATGGACTAAGAAACTATGAAAGATTTAGAAAATTGATATATTTACGTCTTTGCAATAGATAGAGGTGTTTTTACACCCCCACTATTGACAAAGAACCATAATAAATTTTATCCGCTCTATAAATTTAAAAATTGAATACCCTTTTTAAATACATTTAAAAGAAAAATTTATATATAATCCTAAGATAAAAAATTAATGATTATACTTAAGGAGCAAACGTGCAAATTCCTATTCGCTACGGCAAAGATGATATCATCGACCTAAGCGTTCCGGAAAAAAATTTACTGGGAGTTTTTAACCCCAACCCCGTGGCTAAATTCGACGAAACGGCGCTCATCGCAAAGGCTCTGGCAAATCCGAT
This genomic window contains:
- a CDS encoding transposase, which translates into the protein MDEFKGNIEKEKYQLAMYDKNRKLVDILRNRHSQTIKNIINEFEIQPQVVVMDMFKPFRSVINSNIVQAQIVADKYHVIRQGIWALRDLRVELFNKDNEKYKKLKKYWKILSKSPISQFSQRQKEILKEILKVDKTLKKMYRIIKEFYKMFESKTVKTMRRRIEQLIEKLRVFNIKQSIKLADTITSWKKEIINIVEYKINNGFVEGNNNKIKVIKRVSYGLRNYERFRKLIYLRLCNR